CAACATCTTCTTGTAAGATGCCTTCGCCGTTATCGATCACAGTGATCTCTTTTACTCCTGCATCTTTGACGTAAATATCGATCTGTGTACTTTTAGCATCGATCGCATTTTCAACTAATTCTTTAACGACCGAAGCTGGTCGCTCAACGACCTCGCCGGCTGCGATCTGATCGGCTAAGATCGTGGATAATTCATGTATCTTTGCCATAAATCCACCTTAATTCGATTACTCATTTTTTAATTTTTCTTGCCAAGCAAAAACTTTGTTCATCACTTCCATTGGCGTTAATGCCATCAAATTAGTTTGATGCAACTCTGCTAGCACTTCTGTTTCATTGGAATTTGATGCTGACACAAGTTCCGGTTCAAAGAGCGAAAGTTGTGTATCATTTGCTGAAATTTCAGCTTCCTTGATCTCTTCTGCTTGCGTTTCAAATTGCAGGCCCTCATTTGCTTGCCCCTCTAAAGTCGTTAAGATCGTAGCGGCTCGGGTCAAAAGCGCTGATGGCATCCCGGCAAGTTTAGCAACATGGACTCCATAAGAACGATCGGCCGGGCCTTTTTGCATCTTGTGTAAAAAGACGAGCTCACCATCTTTTTCAACTGCCCCTACGTGGATATTAGTCAACTTCGGTAGCTCTTCTTCTAGCGCCGTCAATTCATGATAGTGGGTCGAAAATAGCGTTTTTGCGTGTACATGATCATGCAAATATTCAATGATCGCTTGGGCAAGCGCCATCCCGTCATAAGTTGCTGTTCCCCGTCCGATCTCATCAAACAAGATCAAACTTTTAGCAGTCGCGTGTTGCAAAGCTTCATTAGCCTCTTTCATCTCGACCATGAATGTCGATTCACCTGAGATCAAATCATCAGCTGCCCCGATCCGGGTGAAGATCTGGTCAAAGATCGGCATTACTGCACTTTTAGCTGGCACAAAACAGCCCATTTGTGCCATGACGACACTTAAAGCTAGTTGCCGCATATAAGTACTTTTACCAGACATATTTGGCCCTGTGATCAGTAAAATATCTGTTTCGTCTGCTAATGAAACATCATTGGGAACATAGCTCTGCTTACCTAAAACTTTTTCCACAACTGGATGCCAGCCATCTTTGATCTGCAACGTTTGACTTGTAGTTGCTAATTTTGGGCGTACAAAATGATTTTCTTCACTGACATTAGCAAAACTTTGCAAGACATCTAACTCTGCCAACTTAGACGCTAATTTTTGAAGTCTTTCGATCTGATCTTTGATCTGTTCACGAATATCTTTGAATAATTGGTATTCAAGATCGTATGCTTTCGTCTCAGCCCCTAAGATCAACTCTTCTTTTTCTTTTAATTCCGGGGTAACAAAACGTTCGGCATTGGCCAGTGTTTGTTTTCTTTGATAACGCCCTTCTTCTAATTTACTTACATTAGCTTTTGAGACCTCGATATAGTAGCCAAAAACACGATTGAACCCGATCTTTAACGTCGCGATCCCTGTTTTTTTTCGCTCACTAGCTTCAAGTTCAGCAAGCCATTTTTTCCCATTACGCATCGCATCATGATATTGATCTAGCTCAGTGTTGTACCCTGCTTGGATCAAATTGCCTTCTGTCACTGAGATCGGCGGTTCAGGAACGATCGCCCGCTCGATCAGATCAGCGACATCTTCAACAGGATCAAGCTCACTTAAAAGTTCAGCATAGAGTTTAGGCTCAAGTTGTTCTAATAGATAACGGATCTGTGGCACTTGTTCTAACGAAGTTTTGAGCTGGATCAGATCGCGTCCGTTAACGCTCCCAAAAGCTACTCGTCCCGCTAAACGTTCCAGATCATAAACTTTCGTCAATTGTTCAGTCAAACTTGCTCGTTCAAAATAATTTTCCAATAGATTTTCAACGATCGCCTGACGTTTGATGATCACTTCCTTATCTAAAAGAGGGCGCATGATCCACTGTTTGAGCAAACGCCCGCCCATCGCCGTCTTAGTCTTATCTAAAAGCCACAATAAAGTTCCTTGTCGGCGATCAGTCCGGAGATTTTGCAATAATTCTAAGTTTCGTTGTGCAGCATGATCGATCTTCAAATAGTGTGATGGTTCATAATGTACTGCTTTTTGTAAATGTGATAAAGAGCGTTTTTGCGTCTCTAAGAGATAGGCCAACAGTAGCTCTAACACGTTTTTTTCAGCAGCCACGCTGATCGTTTGGGTCACATAAGAAACTTCAGCAGTGAGGACTTTTGTGTCCTGAACTGAAGTCAGAAGTTTTAATTTATCCAAAATTTGCTTAGTCTGTTGTGAAACAGTCTCATCGATCACGACTTCCCGCGTTTTCAAACTCAACAATTCATTTACGAGTGCATCACGTGTCGTCAAAGTCGCAACTTTGATCTCTCCGGTCGAAAGATCAACATACGCTAGACTGTATTTTTCTTGCTCTTCATGTAACGCCGTTAAATAATTATTTTCGCTTGCTTCCCCATTCTTTTGGTCCATGATCGTTCCAGGCGTGATCAGTTGCACGACTTCTCTTTTGACCATTCCTTTGGCTGCTTTAGGATCTTCGACTTGTTCACAGATCGCAACTTTATAGCCTTTTTCCACTAGAATATCGATATAATTTTGAGCAGCATGGTGCGGGATCCCACACATCGGGATCGGATCGACCGCATTTTTATTTCGAGCAGTCAAAGTCAACTCTAGCAGTTGCGAACCTTTGACCGCATCCTCATAAAACATCTCATAGAAGTCACCTAGCCGATAAAATAAAAAAGCATCTGGATATTGCTTTTTTACGGCAAGATATTGTTCCATCATCGGTGTATTTTTCGTTTTTTGCGGCATCTATCCTAAAATTCCTTTCTTTGAGTGGCTATCATTTGAGCCGAGCAATATATTATTAATTCTATCATTTTTAAAGAACTTATGAAAATACGTTCGCCTAGCATTTTAAAAGTAAAAAAAAGGATGGCGTTACCGTCACCCTTGTATTACTTATCTTCTTTTGATCAATCTTCCGCAGCGTCGATCGCTTGTAAAATGACCCGTAAGTGATCACGTTCACTTTCAGTCTGTTTTAATTTTTCGTCATAAACTGCGACTAAATGGTTATTACGTTTAGTTCCATGTAATTTTTCGCAAACATTGTTGAGCTCAGCACATTTTTGATCTGCTAATTGATACTCGTGTAAAATATCAAGCTTATTGCCCATCACAAAGCCTCCCAAAAAACATATTTATCTTGACTTGATTAATTTAA
This window of the Ligilactobacillus faecis genome carries:
- the mutS gene encoding DNA mismatch repair protein MutS encodes the protein MPQKTKNTPMMEQYLAVKKQYPDAFLFYRLGDFYEMFYEDAVKGSQLLELTLTARNKNAVDPIPMCGIPHHAAQNYIDILVEKGYKVAICEQVEDPKAAKGMVKREVVQLITPGTIMDQKNGEASENNYLTALHEEQEKYSLAYVDLSTGEIKVATLTTRDALVNELLSLKTREVVIDETVSQQTKQILDKLKLLTSVQDTKVLTAEVSYVTQTISVAAEKNVLELLLAYLLETQKRSLSHLQKAVHYEPSHYLKIDHAAQRNLELLQNLRTDRRQGTLLWLLDKTKTAMGGRLLKQWIMRPLLDKEVIIKRQAIVENLLENYFERASLTEQLTKVYDLERLAGRVAFGSVNGRDLIQLKTSLEQVPQIRYLLEQLEPKLYAELLSELDPVEDVADLIERAIVPEPPISVTEGNLIQAGYNTELDQYHDAMRNGKKWLAELEASERKKTGIATLKIGFNRVFGYYIEVSKANVSKLEEGRYQRKQTLANAERFVTPELKEKEELILGAETKAYDLEYQLFKDIREQIKDQIERLQKLASKLAELDVLQSFANVSEENHFVRPKLATTSQTLQIKDGWHPVVEKVLGKQSYVPNDVSLADETDILLITGPNMSGKSTYMRQLALSVVMAQMGCFVPAKSAVMPIFDQIFTRIGAADDLISGESTFMVEMKEANEALQHATAKSLILFDEIGRGTATYDGMALAQAIIEYLHDHVHAKTLFSTHYHELTALEEELPKLTNIHVGAVEKDGELVFLHKMQKGPADRSYGVHVAKLAGMPSALLTRAATILTTLEGQANEGLQFETQAEEIKEAEISANDTQLSLFEPELVSASNSNETEVLAELHQTNLMALTPMEVMNKVFAWQEKLKNE